GATTCAGTGAAGGATTTATCGGTAGTCTCGAACAGGTCCGACTGGATGATATAATCCCGCACCGGGCTGCCCTGGTTGATGTGTTTATCAATAATTTCTATTGCCCGTTCCTCGTTGATCTCGCCATACAAGTAAGAGCCTGTTTCGTCGATGATCTCCACCAGCGGCTCGCGGTAGCACATCCCGACGCAGGAGGTTTTCTTAAGCTCGAAATCCAGGTTTTCACTCTGCTGCATGGCGCGGATCTTTTCGTACACCTTCCCTGCCCCGGCGGCAACCCCACAGCTTCCCAGTCCAACTATTACTTTTGTCGTTTGCATGTACCTTGTTATTGGTTAGTGGTTAGTGGTTAGTGGTTAGTGGTTAGTGGTTATTAGTCACCCAGTCACCCAGTTACCCTGTCACTTAGTCATTAGTCATTGGTCATTAGTATCTTGGAATTTGGAATTTAGTGCTTTGAATTTGTTTGGAATTTGGTGCTTGGTGCTTGGAATTTTCTAATTAGCGTTCTTCACTTCTTCCATCCTGATATTCTTAACTATGCGAACTGCTTCCGTTCCTGTCAGTTTGCCGAACGTATTTTCCCCAACCATCATGACCGGTGCGAGGGAGCAGCAGCCCAGGCAGGCGACGGATTCGAGGGTAAAGAGGCCGTCCTCGGTCGTTTCGCCGTCTTTGATCCTGAGTGATTCCTCGAGGGAATCGCTGATGGTATTGGCGTTTTGCACGTGGCAGGCAGTGCCATGGCATATTTTGATGATGATCTTCCCGACCGGCTTTAATCTGAACTGGGCGTAGAAGGTTGCCACGCCGTACATATCGGAAAGTTCCAGTCCCGTTTCCCGCGAGATCTTCTCAAAAGCCACATAGGGCAGGTAGCCAAACATGTTTTGAGTACCCTGGAGGAGCGGGATAAGGTTTCCCTTTTTTCCTTTATATTTTTCGATCAACGGATCAAGGCAGCTGAGATCG
Above is a window of Bacteroidales bacterium DNA encoding:
- the nuoE gene encoding NADH-quinone oxidoreductase subunit NuoE, which translates into the protein MRIERITQEISRDKQEDIDLSCLDPLIEKYKGKKGNLIPLLQGTQNMFGYLPYVAFEKISRETGLELSDMYGVATFYAQFRLKPVGKIIIKICHGTACHVQNANTISDSLEESLRIKDGETTEDGLFTLESVACLGCCSLAPVMMVGENTFGKLTGTEAVRIVKNIRMEEVKNAN